A single genomic interval of Oreochromis aureus strain Israel breed Guangdong linkage group 12, ZZ_aureus, whole genome shotgun sequence harbors:
- the zgc:154046 gene encoding carnitine O-acetyltransferase, whose amino-acid sequence MLGVFVRAAMRPGMVKTCHLVRPVTQILARPLTHQEGLPKLPVPPLKQTCERYLAVLEPLVSDEEMDHTRKVVQEFLKGGVGERLQKGLERRARKTDNWLTEWWMQSAYLDCRMPVAVYTSPGVVLPQMHFHDRQGQMRFAAKLIAGVLDFKKMIDTQTLPVEYLSGKPLCMDQYYQILSSCRIPGPKRDTVVNHTRGKTPPTHITVVHNFQFFVLDVYNSDGTPLTVDQIYMQLEKIWNSSLQTNKEPIGILTSQHRNTWGKAYNNLIKDRTNKDSVRAIQKSIFTVCLDAPMLRVSDDLYLSRVAAQILHGGGARWNSGNRWFDKTLQFIVGEDGACGLVYEHAPAEGPPIVFLIDYVIKYMQRTQFRRAPMIPLPMPQKLRFNITPEVKRDIEKAKQNMNIMVQDLDVKVLLFSHFGKNVPKKHKLSPDAFVQMALQLAYFRIYNICCSTYESASLRMFKYGRTDAIRSTTADSLEFVQAMQDPAKQSSEKLALLQKAIQTHKENTYNAIHGQAIDRHLLGLKRQSIEDLTSIPEIFMDTSYAVANHFNLSTSQVGSKTDCVMCFGPMVPDGYGVCYNPMDEHINIAITAFNSCEETNAANFAQAVEEALLDMRALLEDTATAKQ is encoded by the exons ATGCTGGGTGTTTTTGTCAGAGCCGCG ATGCGGCCAGGTATGGTGAAGACATGTCACCTAGTCAGACCCGTAACGCAGATCCTTGCAAGGCCCCTGACACACCAAGAGGGTTTGCCTAAGCTTCCTGTGCCACCCTTGAAGCAAACGTGTGAGCGCTACCTCGCAGTTTTGGAGCCCCTCGTCAGTGACGAGGAGATGGATCACACCAGGAAGGTGGTGCAGGAGTTCCTTAAGGGTGGCGTAGGAGAAAGGCTTCAAAAGGGACTGGAAAGGCGGGCACGCAAGACGGACAACTGG TTAACAGAATGGTGGATGCAGTCGGCCTACCTGGATTGCCGTATGCCGGTGGCAGTTTACACCAGCCCTGGAGTAGTCCTGCCCCAGATGCACTTTCATGATCGTCAAGGTCAAATGAG GTTTGCTGCCAAATTAATTGCAGGAGTTttggactttaaaaaaatgattgacAC TCAGACTCTGCCTGTAGAGTATTTGAGTGGGAAGCCTCTTTGTATGGACCAGTATTACCAGATCCTGTCTTCCTGTCGTATTCCTGGACCAAAGAGAGATACCGTTGTAAATCACACCAGAGGAAAAACACCTCCGACTCACATCACTGTGGTCCACAACTTTCAG TTTTTTGTCCTAGATGTGTACAACAGTGATGGCACTCCACTAACAGTGGATCAGATTTACATGCAGCTGGAGAAGATCTGGAACTCCTCTTTGCAGACTAACAAAGAACCGATTGGCATCCTCACATCACAGCACCGCAACACTTGGGGAAAAGCCTATAATAACCTGATTAAGG atAGGACGAATAAAGACTCAGTCCGTGCCATCCAGAAAAGtatttttacagtttgtttGGATGCTCCAATGCTGCGGGTGTCTGATGACTTGTATCTGAGCCGCGTGGCTGCCCAGATTCTGCATGGAGGAGGTGCTCGTTGGAACAGTGGCAACCGCTGGTTTGATAAGACGTTACAG TTCATTGTTGGTGAAGACGGTGCATGTGGACTGGTGTATGAACATGCACCTGCTGAGGGTCCACCCATTGTGTTTCTCATCGATTACGTTATTAAATACAT GCAGAGGACTCAGTTCCGTCGCGCTCCCATGATTCCCCTGCCCATGCCCCAGAAGCTGCGTTTTAACATTACGCCCGAGGTCAAGAGAGATATTGAGAAGGCCAAACAAAATATGAACAT AATGGTACAAGACTTGGATGTGAAAGTGCTTCTGTTTTCTCACTTTGGAAAAAATGTGCCAAAGAAGCATAAGCTCAGTCCAGATGCCTTTGTGCAAATGGCTCTTCAGCTGGCGTACTTCAG GATCTATAATATTTGCTGCTCTACCTATGAGAGTGCTTCCTTAAGAATGTTCAAATATGGGCGAACAGATGCAATCCGCTCAACTACTGCAGACTCACTTGAATTTGTCCAGGCAATGCAAGACCCAGCTAAACAG AGCTCAGAGAAGCTGGCACTGCTGCAGAAGGCCATTCAGACACATAAAGAAAACACGTACAAC GCAATTCATGGGCAGGCCATTGACAGACACCTCCTTGGGCTCAAGAGGCAGAGCATAGAAGACCTGACCTCTATACCTGAGATATTTATGGACACCTCTTATGCTGTGGCTAATCATTTTAATCTCTCCACCAGCCAG GTTGGCTCCAAGACAGACTGTGTGATGTGCTTTGGTCCAATGGTGCCAGATGGCTATGGAGTGTGTTACAATCCCATGGATGAGCACATCAACATCGCCATCACAGCCTTTAACAGCTGCGAGGAGACAAATGCTGCCAACTTTGCCCAGGCTGTAGAGGAAGCACTGTTGGACATGAGAGCTCTCTTGGAAGACACAGCTACAGCCAAGCAGTGA
- the LOC116322927 gene encoding immediate early response gene 5-like protein has protein sequence MECAFEAQNLISISLRKIQSSRTQRGGIKLHKNLLVTYVLRNARQFYMSKNLSQMQRTNPYEDVTVVRERQEYLEWTGSFTELADDFYCNFTGVESDTWHCGAHQPNGQPAEVAHQGASACAMDSPSDSDLMVSDACWSCADKSSWELSIPNTQANQKTVLDLDTHVVTTVTNGYFHTDCCAQPKQPQGAQCYTKKRKIDISYHIVDPEFYLPDFAPVPCKRMRSDDDSHSDSDQLDSTNISNLISVLGSGGLSEFVSWQQTDLEQIFATQTICLKHTLLTGSGWTRAIEAF, from the coding sequence ATGGAGTGTGCATTTGAAGCACAGAATCTGATCTCCATTTCTTTGAGGAAAATCCAAAGCTCCAGGACGCAGAGAGGAGGCATCAAGCTCCACAAGAACTTACTGGTAACGTACGTACTGAGAAACGCCAGGCAGTTCTACATGAGCAAAAACTTGTCGCAGATGCAGAGGACGAATCCGTACGAGGATGTAACCGTAGTCCGAGAAAGGCAAGAATACCTCGAATGGACGGGGAGCTTCACGGAGTTGGCTGATGACTTCTACTGCAACTTTACTGGGGTTGAGTCGGACACTTGGCACTGCGGAGCGCACCAGCCCAACGGTCAGCCTGCAGAGGTGGCGCACCAAGGCGCATCTGCCTGCGCAATGGATTCACCGAGTGACTCTGACCTCATGGTTTCGGACGCCTGTTGGAGCTGTGCGGACAAATCCTCCTGGGAGTTATCTATCCCGAACACGCAAGCCAACCAAAAGACTGTCCTGGACTTGGACACCCATGTGGTGACTACTGTCACGAACGGATACTTCCACACAGACTGTTGCGCGCAGCCCAAACAGCCGCAGGGCGCGCAGTGCTACACAAAAAAGCGAAAGATTGACATAAGTTATCATATCGTTGATCCAGAGTTTTATTTGCCAGACTTTGCGCCAGTGCCGTGTAAAAGAATGAGGAGTGATGATGATTCACATTCAGACTCTGACCAGTTGGACAGCACAAATATCTCCAACCTGATCTCGGTGCTGGGCTCAGGTGGGCTATCTGAGTTTGTGAGTTGGCAGCAAACGGACCTTGAGCAAATATTCGCCACTCAAACAATTTGTTTAAAACACACGCTGTTAACAGGCAGCGGCTGGACCAGAGCAATCGAAGCATTTTGA
- the adamts13 gene encoding A disintegrin and metalloproteinase with thrombospondin motifs 13 codes for MVFMTLFCLLLLLRPGLSALMISPLEKPFHHSTSPGALSYPGSSHSTVSERLRRAAVVPDITHLELLVVVGPDVQQVHRQDTERYILTNLNIASELLRDMTLGANMRVHLVRMIILSEPEPEIQLSTNITSSLRSVCDWGRRINPSNDTDPLHADLLLYITRYDLVLPDGNKQVRGVTQLGGACSSEWSCVITEDTGFDLGITIAHEIGHSFGINHDGVANTCSRSGFMMASDGGYNSVDLTWSPCSRQQLLTFFSEGKAECVKDLPAMEGSLQDWKPGLYYGVDDQCRIAFGSTAKACSFTNNDLPACRFLSCHVNLDDNSSCKRLLVPLLDGTECGPNQWCLKGRCVSPDDLSSPDVVHGSWSGWSEFSSCSRTCGGGVALRTRQCNNPRPAFGGNDCEGPDIEAELCNQQPCERTQLNFMAEQCSQTDNHPLYLPPNSASFYTWIPALGFTQGDEQCRYMCQSDGENFIVSRGSQFVDGTRCETDSPLPFGATAACLRGRCQLFGCDGVLHSGKVRDICGVCGGNGSSCRLISDSYSGGQAREYITFVSVPVNATQVHIVNRAPLFTHMAVKAGEKYIVSGMGSMALNMTHPSPLDENRLEYRIHLTPDLLPEMEELLVPGPLQQQIKVQIYRKYGKEYGEKTNPNISYQFYVPTRNSSQMDVLPKGKWSVFTTPCSVSCGSGVRRHVYICADEETSKPLEEHDCLTPRPTTPLYTTCHLAPCPPRWTAGTFGPCSASCGGGERVRPVRCVQKHGSDVVKVPDSKCSPDTAPHAIEKCNLQHCPARWHASEPGNCSAICGPGEAKRIVLCVRPEGGVDVEVDQSFCSKQIKPPDSVPCVVDVCPIGWESDREEQPSLKSGLLPRSSQPRVYVWSPVISPCSKTCGNGTLQVWFSCVDHQTTLGVPDFHCDASTKPHPKSEICSTLPCPPVWRSKQGVCSVTCGGGVANRVLYCAREAEGEEVVVEDSECSNFPKPTAVVSCNTHSCPARWKVFRTLPCSVSCDLGVAQRVVSCVQFIHGKESVVAEGNCHAAVKPAITVPCLAQVCTFRWEVKPWSQCSVSCGYGIQSRAVSCMGPSKPEPLSPLICMHMPKPITIQGCYTGSCRDVPSTSATPLHSTPSPKNISQHRIRQLSPSPTEAFTIPVTPVATTTLTPTHKSSACGQLLLEESGTVDLTDVTDRCVVSIGRPLDEVIHIKVVSSSLDCRKKEYVAFFDRLAFMRKCAHVGGTELTTRTNVLLVRQNLLTPGSGVVFTYSSQKNKKRSHHQDCDIQLFSPSGVFENPITSSTNHTCRVLINAPPSVKIRIQALHIGLVFNTTNSQSTYITIRDMDVLKTNVFKGNQLFQWHSSGNMAEVEFHGDYLHSEGSFRARYSFVRL; via the exons ATGGTTTTTATGACTCTGttctgtctgctgctgctgctgcggccTGGCTTAAGCGCACTAATGATTTCTCCATTGGAAAAG CCTTTTCATCACTCGACCAGTCCAGGAGCACTTTCCTATCCAGGTTCTTCTCATTCCACAG TAAGTGAGCGACTGCGTCGGGCAGCTGTGGTGCCTGATATCACCCATCTGGAGCTACTGGTAGTGGTCGGGCCTGATGTCCAGCAGGTCCACAGGCAGGACACAGAAAGATACATCCTCACCAACCTCAACATT GCCTCAGAGCTGTTGAGAGACATGACCCTGGGCGCCAACATGAGGGTGCACCTGGTCCGCATGATCATCCTGTCAGAGCCAGAG CCAGAGATCCAGCTGTCTACCAACATCACTTCTTCTCTCAGAAGTGTGTGTGACTGGGGCAGAAGGATTAACCCTTCAAATGACACGGACCCGCTACACGCAGATCTTCTACTGTACATTACAAG GTATGACCTGGTGTTGCCTGATGGAAACAAGCAGGTCAGGGGAGTAACACAGCTCGGTGGGGCTTGCTCCAGTGAATGGAGCTGTGTGATTACAGAGGACACTGGCTTTGACCTGGGAATCACCATCGCTCATGAAATTGGCCACAG CTTTGGAATCAACCATGACGGAGTAGCAAACACCTGCAGCAGGAGTGGGTTCATGATGGCCTCTGACGGAGGCTACAACAGTGTGGATTTGACCTGGTCTCCCTGCAGCAGACAGCAGCTTCTTACATTCTTCAG TGAAGGGAAGGCGGAGTGTGTAAAAGATCTCCCTGCAATGGAAGGATCCCTGCAAGACTGGAAGCCTGGGCTCTACTATGGCGTGGATGACCAGTGTCGTATAGCTTTTGGTAGCACTGCGAAAGCCTGCTCTTTCACCAATAATGACCTG CCAGCTTGTCGTTTTCTGTCTTGCCACGTCAATCTAGACGACAATAGCTCCTGCAAACGGCTCTTAGTGCCACTTCTGGATGGGACAGAGTGCGGTCCTAATCAG TGGTGTCTAAAGGGGCGCTGTGTGTCTCCAGATGATCTCAGCTCCCCTGATGTGGTTCACGGCTCCTGGTCCGGCTGGTCTGAGTTTTCTTCCTGCTCGAGGACGTGTGGTGGCGGAGTCGCACTTCGTACGCGGCAATGTAACAACCCAAG ACCTGCATTTGGAGGGAATGATTGTGAGGGCCCAGATATTGAGGCTGAACTTTGTAACCAGCAA CCTTGTGAGCGCACTCAACTTAATTTCATGGCAGAGCAGTGCTCCCAGACAGATAACCATCCCCTCTACCTGCCACCAAACAGTGCTTCCTTCTACACATGGATCCCTGCATTAGGCTTCACACAGG GGGATGAACAGTGCAGATATATGTGCCAGTCAGATGGAGAAAACTTCATAGTGAGCCGTGGCTCTCAGTTTGTGGATGGTACTCGCTGTGAGACAGACAGCCCCCTTCCCTTCGGCGCTACAGCAGCTTGTTTGAGAGGCAGATGCCAG CTATTTGGCTGTGACGGTGTCCTGCACTCTGGAAAAGTAAGGGATATCTGTGGGGTGTGTGGTGGAAATGGGTCATCCTGCAGGCTGATATCTGACTCCTACAGTGGTGGTCAGGCCAGAG agTACATCACCTTTGTCTCGGTGCCAGTAAATGCCACACAGGTTCATATTGTCAACAGGGCACCTCTCTTCACTCATATGG CTGTAAAGGCTGGGGAGAAGTACATTGTGTCTGGAATGGGCAGCATGGCTCTGAATATGACCCACCCTTCCCCGCTGGATGAAAACCGCCTGGAGTACCGAATCCATCTAACACCTGACCTTTTGCCTGAGATGGAGGAGCTGCTCGTGCCTGGGCCTCTGCAACAGCAGATAAAAGTACAG ATCTATCGCAAATATGGAAAAGAATACGGAGAAAAAACAAATCCGAACATTAGCTACCAGTTCTATGTGCCTACCAGAAACAGCAGCCAAATGGATGTCTTACCCAAAGGCAAATGGTCTGTTTTCACAACACCCTGCTCTGTGTCTTGTGGATCAG GTGTTCGGAGGCATGTTTATATTTGTGCAGATGAAGAGACCAGCAAACCTTTGGAGGAACATGACTGTTTAACACCCCGTCCAACCACACCGCTCTACACAACCTGTCATCTTGCACCCTGTCCCCCCAG ATGGACTGCAGGGACGTTTGGGCCTTGTAGCGCCTCCTGTGGTGGGGGAGAAAGAGTGCGTCCTGTAAGGTGTGTTCAGAAACATGGATCTGATGTGGTGAAGGTTCCAGATTCCAAATGTTCACCTGATACAGCTCCGCACGCTATTGAAAAATGTAACCTGCAGCACTGTCCTGCCAG ATGGCACGCGTCAGAGCCAGGGAATTGTTCGGCAATCTGCGGGCCAGGAGAAGCAAAACGGATCGTATTGTGTGTCCGACCTGAAGGTGGCGTGGATGTTGAAGTCGATCAAAGTTTTTGTTCAAAGCAGATTAAACCTCCCGATTCTGTGCCCTGCGTGGTAGACGTGTGTCCCATTGGGTGGGAATCAGACCGAGAG GAACAACCCAGTCTAAAGTCTGGTTTGTTACCACGCTCTAGTCAGCctcgtgtgtatgtgtggagcCCTGTTATTAGCCCGTGTTCAAAGACCTGCGGCAATG GAACTTTGCAGGTGTGGTTTTCTTGTGTGGACCATCAAACCACACTGGGAGTGCCTGACTTCCACTGTGATGCCTCTACTAAACCTCATCCCAAGTCTGAGATATGCAGCACCTTACCCTGCCCTCCTGT GTGGCGCTCTAAGCAAGGAGTCTGCAGTGTTACGTGTGGAGGAGGGGTAGCAAACAGGGTGCTGTACTGTGCCCGGGAAGCAGAAGGGGAGGAGGTGGTTGTGGAAGATTCAGAGTGCAGTAACTTTCCCAAGCCCACAGCAGTGGTATCATGTAACACTCACAGCTGCCCAGCAAG GTGGAAGGTATTCAGGACGTTACCCTGCTCAGTCTCCTGTGACCTAGGTGTAGCTCAGAGGGTTGTGTCTTGTGTCCAGTTTATCCACGGCAAGGAGAGTGTGGTGGCAGAGGGAAACTGCCATGCAGCTGTCAAACCAGCCATCACAGTGCCCTGCTTGGCACAAGTCTGCACCTTTAGGTGGGAGGTGAAGCCGTGGAGCCAG TGTTCAGTATCCTGTGGCTATGGTATCCAATCCAGAGCTGTGTCCTGCATGGGCCCCTCTAAGCCAGAGCCCCTCAGCCCCCTGATTTGCATGCACATGCCCAAGCCAATCACCATCCAGGGCTGCTACACGGGCAGCTGCAGAGATGTGCCATCCACATCAGCCACTCCTCTGCATTCCACTCCAAGCCCTAAAAACATATCACAGCACCGCATACGCCAACTATCTCCTAGTCCAACAGAGGCCTTCACCATCCCAGTGACCCCAGTGGCTACCACAACACTCACTCCAACCCATAAATCAA GTGCATGTGGACAGCTACTGCTGGAGGAATCAGGCACAGTGGATTTGACTGATGTGACAGATCGCTGTGTGGTATCCATAGGCCGACCCTTGGATGAGGTCATTCACATTAAAGTGGTGTCCAGCTCCCTGGACTGCAGAAAAA AGGAGTATGTGGCATTTTTCGACCGACTGGCATTTATGAGGAAGTGCGCGCATGTGGGAGGTACTGAACTGACCACCAGAACAAATGTCCTGCTGGTGCGTCAAAATCTGCTCACGCCAGGGAGCGGGGTTGTGTTTACGTACAGTTCACAGAAAAATAAGAAGAGGAGCCACCATCAAG ATTGCGACATTCAGCTGTTCTCCCCCAGCGGTGTGTTTGAGAATCCAATAACGTCCAGCACTAACCACACCTGTCGAGTGCTCATCAACGCCCCTCCCTCAGTGAAGATCAGAATCCAAGCACTACACATAGGATTAGTATTCAACACCACAAACTCCCAGTCTACATACATTACG ATCCGGGACATGGATGTCTTAAAGACCAACGTGTTTAAAGGTAACCAGCTGTTTCAGTGGCACTCATCAGGAAATATGGCTGAGGTTGAATTTCACGGAGACTACCTGCATTCTGAAGGAAGCTTCAGAGCTCGATATTCATTTGTGCGCCTTTGA